One window of the Bombus pyrosoma isolate SC7728 linkage group LG5, ASM1482585v1, whole genome shotgun sequence genome contains the following:
- the LOC122567948 gene encoding proteasome subunit alpha type-4, which translates to MARRYDTRTTIFSPEGRLYQVEYAMEAISHAGTCLGILATDGVLLVAERRNINKLLDEVYYSEKIYKLNDDIVCSVAGITSDANVLTNELRLIAQRYLLQYGEPIPCEQLVSWLCDVKQAYTQYGGKRPFGVSILYMGWDKHYGYQLYQSDPSGNYGGWKATCIGHNSAAAVSSLKQEYDNNNITLDEAKALAIKVLSKTLDLNKLSGDKVEMVTLIRENDKTITRILPTSEVDALIAEHDRLEALAEQAKKEKQKL; encoded by the exons Atg GCACGCAGATATGATACACGCACAACAATCTTTTCTCCTGAGGGTCGTCTTTATCAAGTAGAATATGCAATGGAAGCTATAAGTCATGCAGGTACTTGCCTTGGCATTTTAGCAACTGACGGTGTTCTACTTGTGGCAGAAAgacgtaatataaataaattattggatGAAGTATATTATTCTGAAAAGATCTACAAACTCAATGATGACATTGTGTGTTCTGTTGCTGGTATCACTTCTGATGCTAATGTATTAACAAATGAATTACGTTTAATTGCGCAACGCTATTTACTGCAATATGGAGAACCTATTCCTTGTGAGCAACTTGTGTCTTGGCTTTGTGATGTAAAGCAGGCATATACACAATATGGAGGAAAAAGGCCTTTTGGTGTTTCCATCTTATATATGGGATGGGACAAGCATTATGGATACCAATTGTATCAGTCAGATCCAAGTGGGAATTATGGAGGCTGGAAAGCAACTTGTATTGGACATAATTCTGCTGCTGCAGTATCATCATTAAAGCAGGaatatgataataacaatattacaTTAGATGAAGCAAAAGCACTGGCTATAAAAGTGCTGTCTAAGACTTTAGatcttaataaattatcagGAGACAAAg tggAAATGGTCACTCTAATaagagaaaatgataaaactatTACAAGGATCCTTCCTACGAGTGAAGTTGATGCTTTAATTGCAGAACACGATCGCTTAGAAGCACTTGCTGAACaagcaaagaaagagaaacaaaaattataa